One genomic segment of Catalinimonas alkaloidigena includes these proteins:
- a CDS encoding ATP-binding protein gives MQKQRERKHGFERLGMMYALALSGIAAAIIISQIFVQRYIGRQEYDSRIVNLAGRQRMLSQKISKIALQIGATENTGQRQVYANELEKALDLWTQSYHGLLEGDKSLGVIGNNSVTVDSMYQAITPDYKAIVNNSQDILRLISQHPAIDSTRLQPHIKQILTHESAFLTGMDTIVFQYDHEARERVIQLEIIELGLLGLSLSIIFFELFFIFRPTARRIKKTIGELLRSEKLANDMSREIGALYSSLERSYQELAKVDVKEDLPKVFAKTKPSGMFTYISDDFLEILGDTQEASHSNIFAWLEYEGYPYDQVQNIHQIVMQGEPWYGEVKGTSEEGDFIWLDMTIVPTFNRKQQIESLNIICSDKTERKEAEARSHEIIKDKIESELKEQRVRSILILEGQEEERRRISRDIHDGIGQQLTALKFTIENINLEPNMPTREEKVREAQKMLNQVIREVRRVSFNLNPSALSDYGLVPVTRRFCAEASRLSDKTVIFENKTGFLNRMDKSVETNLYRIIQEAVNNAIKYSKSDEIRVEFSHKAHYLNVDIIDNGVGFDFQNYRKRESKDGTGLGILNMQERTYYINGTFELSSEPGKGTRINIHLPINGRDKRNH, from the coding sequence ATGCAAAAGCAGCGGGAGAGAAAACATGGCTTTGAACGCCTGGGTATGATGTATGCACTGGCTTTGTCCGGCATAGCAGCGGCTATAATCATCAGTCAGATCTTTGTGCAGCGCTACATCGGCAGACAGGAATATGATTCCAGAATTGTAAACCTGGCAGGCCGTCAGCGTATGCTGAGTCAGAAGATCAGTAAAATTGCTCTACAGATTGGTGCAACTGAAAATACTGGACAACGCCAAGTTTATGCTAATGAGTTGGAAAAAGCTCTTGACCTGTGGACGCAATCATACCATGGTTTGCTTGAAGGAGACAAGAGCCTGGGGGTTATCGGTAATAACAGCGTTACGGTAGATTCAATGTATCAGGCCATTACCCCCGATTATAAAGCCATCGTAAATAACAGTCAGGACATCCTCCGCCTGATCTCCCAACATCCAGCTATTGACTCAACCCGGCTCCAACCCCACATCAAGCAGATACTCACCCATGAGTCAGCGTTTTTGACAGGCATGGATACCATCGTTTTTCAGTATGATCATGAAGCCAGAGAAAGAGTAATTCAGCTGGAAATTATTGAACTGGGTCTGTTAGGACTTTCTTTGTCCATTATATTCTTTGAATTATTTTTCATTTTTCGTCCTACCGCCCGAAGGATCAAAAAGACGATTGGCGAACTGCTAAGGTCGGAGAAACTGGCCAACGATATGTCGCGTGAGATTGGTGCTTTATACAGTTCACTGGAGCGCTCCTATCAGGAACTGGCTAAAGTAGATGTAAAGGAAGATTTACCAAAAGTATTTGCGAAAACCAAACCTTCGGGAATGTTCACCTACATATCCGATGATTTTTTAGAGATTTTAGGAGATACCCAGGAAGCCTCGCATAGTAATATTTTTGCCTGGCTGGAATATGAAGGCTACCCCTACGATCAGGTACAGAATATCCACCAGATCGTGATGCAAGGAGAACCCTGGTATGGCGAAGTAAAAGGAACTTCCGAAGAAGGAGACTTCATCTGGCTGGACATGACCATTGTCCCTACTTTTAATCGCAAACAGCAGATAGAGTCGCTCAACATCATTTGCTCTGATAAAACCGAAAGGAAAGAAGCGGAAGCTCGCTCTCATGAAATCATCAAAGACAAGATTGAGAGCGAGCTGAAAGAACAAAGAGTACGCTCTATTCTGATACTGGAAGGGCAGGAAGAAGAGAGAAGACGTATTTCGCGAGACATCCACGATGGGATTGGGCAGCAGCTTACCGCCCTTAAGTTTACTATCGAGAATATTAACCTGGAGCCTAATATGCCTACCCGGGAGGAAAAAGTAAGAGAAGCTCAGAAGATGCTCAACCAGGTAATTCGGGAAGTACGCAGGGTATCTTTCAATCTCAACCCCAGTGCCCTCAGTGACTACGGATTGGTACCGGTTACTCGCCGGTTCTGCGCAGAAGCCAGCCGTTTATCGGACAAAACCGTTATTTTTGAGAACAAGACCGGTTTTCTGAACCGTATGGATAAAAGCGTAGAAACCAATCTCTACCGTATCATACAGGAAGCGGTCAATAACGCGATTAAGTACTCTAAATCTGATGAGATCAGGGTAGAGTTTAGCCACAAAGCACATTATTTAAATGTTGATATCATTGATAACGGAGTAGGTTTTGATTTTCAGAATTACCGGAAAAGAGAAAGCAAAGATGGAACAGGCCTGGGAATCTTGAATATGCAGGAAAGAACTTATTATATTAACGGCACCTTTGAATTAAGCTCAGAACCAGGAAAAGGTACCCGGATCAACATACATTTACCCATCAATGGAAGAGACAAGAGAAACCATTAA
- a CDS encoding response regulator transcription factor produces MEETRETIKATLADDHGVVRSGIKSLLESEGDIEVISEAENGQEAFKQVKQLSPDLAILDVRMPEMTGLEVARMIKKSGFTTKILILSMHDDEDYILQAVESGASGYLLKGSSKEEFLKAVRTVHRGEKYFSADVSRIFIDSYLNTKNPKASAPQSTVVNYELTKREKQILTMLVDGIGNKEIAERLNKSIRTIETHRFNIMKKLGVSNVVELLKKVEDDKGLKDFLAQTEG; encoded by the coding sequence ATGGAAGAGACAAGAGAAACCATTAAAGCAACCTTAGCCGACGATCATGGCGTAGTAAGAAGCGGCATCAAATCATTGTTAGAAAGTGAAGGAGACATTGAAGTCATCTCTGAAGCAGAAAACGGGCAGGAAGCATTTAAGCAAGTAAAGCAACTGTCACCCGATCTGGCCATACTGGATGTGCGCATGCCTGAAATGACCGGGCTGGAAGTAGCAAGAATGATTAAAAAGTCGGGTTTCACTACCAAAATACTCATCCTCTCCATGCACGATGATGAAGACTACATCTTGCAGGCGGTAGAAAGTGGCGCTTCCGGTTACCTGCTCAAAGGCTCCAGCAAAGAAGAGTTTTTGAAAGCAGTCCGGACGGTACACAGAGGGGAAAAGTATTTCAGTGCAGATGTTTCCAGAATTTTTATTGATAGCTATCTGAATACCAAAAACCCCAAAGCATCGGCTCCACAATCCACTGTTGTGAACTATGAGCTTACCAAGCGTGAGAAGCAAATACTGACGATGCTTGTAGATGGCATTGGAAACAAAGAAATAGCCGAAAGGTTAAATAAAAGCATACGTACTATTGAGACTCATCGCTTTAATATTATGAAGAAGTTGGGGGTCAGCAATGTAGTTGAGTTGTTAAAAAAAGTAGAAGATGACAAAGGACTTAAAGATTTTCTTGCCCAAACCGAAGGTTGA
- a CDS encoding molybdenum cofactor guanylyltransferase, translating into MDKAPDNMIAVILSGGQSRRMGQDKGLIQENGLAWTESLQQKLEKVGLKTYVSINNLQKDAYVNVFSDLTLILDHPSSAHLNGPVKGILSAHLTFPEKDILFLPCDMPALAGDTFLWWANEFAKLNQEDKVVVCSTPDYLQPLCGVYSQASLKILMQYYEDEKLQDQSMHNIVEEMLKATVISIPSELLPQFKNFNIPDDLQS; encoded by the coding sequence ATGGATAAGGCTCCAGACAATATGATCGCAGTAATTTTAAGTGGCGGACAAAGTCGCCGTATGGGACAGGATAAGGGCTTGATCCAAGAGAACGGCCTGGCCTGGACGGAATCACTGCAACAAAAACTGGAGAAGGTTGGCCTAAAGACCTATGTATCTATCAACAATCTGCAAAAAGACGCTTATGTAAATGTTTTCTCCGACCTAACTCTAATTCTTGACCATCCTTCTTCTGCTCACCTCAACGGCCCTGTCAAAGGCATACTCTCCGCTCATTTGACATTTCCCGAAAAAGACATTCTTTTCCTTCCCTGCGACATGCCTGCTTTGGCTGGTGATACTTTTTTGTGGTGGGCCAATGAATTTGCAAAGTTAAATCAGGAAGATAAAGTAGTCGTATGCAGTACCCCGGATTATTTACAACCCCTTTGTGGTGTATATAGCCAAGCTTCTCTAAAAATACTCATGCAATACTATGAAGACGAAAAGCTTCAGGACCAGAGCATGCACAATATAGTTGAGGAGATGCTGAAAGCCACTGTGATCAGTATTCCATCTGAGCTTTTACCTCAGTTTAAGAATTTTAATATACCCGACGACTTGCAGTCCTAG
- a CDS encoding alginate export family protein, which produces MRLTFTKTLCLLLLQLSSIKEVYAQFSIGGEIRPRAEFRDGFKTINTEAQEAAFFIEQRSRLYVGYQQEKLGFQFSLQDVRIWGNTDQIYKEDPALTNVYEAWGEYKFTPQTSIRVGRQALDYDNARFLGNLDWAQQGRSHDAVKFIYQDSSGFTFHAGAGFNQNISFEPGELSSTYYEDVNNYKTMQYIWLHKDWATAKASLLIFNDGRQQADSTTAFRQTYGFIGDKNLGKVKLEGELYYQGGEDPSGRNVSAWLAAVNVNFNTRYTPLTIGTDYLSGTNPTDGNNHSFNPLYGTNHKFYGFMDYFYVGNNHGLNGQTSGLLDFYVKSKFKLGNKSALIAHVHHFSSPTTIYAAEGNGEELSAQLGEEIDLVYNLNLTPDVNFKLGYSQLFSTQSLEAIKGGAERKGLNQWVWAMLAIKPIFYSK; this is translated from the coding sequence ATGCGTTTAACATTTACAAAAACCTTATGTCTGCTGCTGCTCCAGCTGAGCTCAATCAAAGAAGTATATGCTCAATTTTCTATAGGAGGTGAAATCCGCCCCCGGGCTGAATTCAGAGATGGCTTCAAGACCATCAACACCGAAGCACAGGAAGCCGCATTCTTTATAGAACAGCGCTCCCGCCTGTATGTAGGTTATCAGCAGGAGAAACTCGGATTTCAGTTTAGCCTTCAGGATGTACGCATCTGGGGAAATACCGACCAGATCTACAAAGAAGATCCGGCACTTACCAATGTGTATGAAGCCTGGGGAGAGTATAAGTTTACCCCTCAAACTTCTATTCGGGTGGGACGCCAGGCACTGGATTATGATAATGCTCGTTTTCTGGGCAATCTGGACTGGGCACAGCAAGGCCGCAGCCACGATGCGGTAAAATTTATATACCAGGACAGTAGCGGCTTTACCTTTCATGCAGGGGCAGGCTTCAATCAAAATATATCCTTTGAGCCGGGAGAACTGTCTTCTACATATTACGAAGATGTAAATAATTATAAAACCATGCAGTACATCTGGCTACATAAAGACTGGGCTACTGCTAAGGCATCTTTACTGATTTTTAACGATGGCCGTCAACAGGCAGATTCAACTACTGCATTTCGCCAGACTTACGGGTTCATAGGTGACAAAAATTTAGGAAAAGTGAAGCTAGAGGGTGAACTCTACTATCAGGGAGGGGAAGATCCATCAGGTAGAAATGTAAGCGCCTGGCTGGCTGCTGTAAATGTAAACTTCAATACCAGATATACCCCGCTGACCATCGGTACAGACTATCTCTCAGGCACCAATCCCACAGATGGTAATAACCATTCATTTAATCCGCTTTATGGTACCAACCATAAGTTTTATGGGTTTATGGACTATTTCTATGTGGGCAATAATCACGGGCTAAATGGTCAGACTTCAGGACTACTGGACTTTTATGTCAAGTCAAAATTTAAGCTCGGTAATAAATCCGCTTTGATCGCTCATGTACATCATTTCAGTTCCCCAACGACTATTTATGCGGCCGAGGGAAATGGAGAAGAACTATCAGCACAATTAGGTGAAGAAATTGACCTGGTGTACAATCTGAACCTTACACCCGATGTCAATTTTAAACTAGGCTATTCGCAGCTATTCTCTACTCAATCGCTGGAAGCGATCAAAGGCGGAGCCGAACGAAAAGGCCTTAACCAATGGGTCTGGGCAATGCTTGCCATCAAACCTATATTCTATTCTAAGTAA
- a CDS encoding NarK family nitrate/nitrite MFS transporter: MKTTSKKPAVSKKTTSFKATSIKLFSLNTVHMRAFHLSWFAFFLCFFGWFGIAPLMAVVREELDLSKSQIGNIIISSVAITVFARLAIGWLCDKIGPRITYTYLMILGSIPVMLIGLSNSYESFLMFRLAIGVIGASFVITQYHTSMMFAPNVVGTANATTAGWGNMGGGVTQMVMPLIFAAFVGLGFLDTDAWRYAMVVPGIALIICGILYYKYTTDLPEGNLKDLKKSDPDFHLKSKESKGAFKTALKDYRVWALFVIYGACFGVELTINNIAAIYYHDYFSLDLKTAGLIAGLFGLMNIFARSLGGFFGDKAGIRWGLKGRVAFLGIALLVEGAALILFSQMSVLPLAIITMIIFSLFVQMSEGATYSVVPFVNKKAVGAISGIVGAGGNAGAVAAGFLFKSESLTYPEALLIMGIIVACVSSLTLAVRFSAVAEKEAKEEMDTALADKKGKLVLEPALA, from the coding sequence ATGAAAACTACTTCTAAGAAACCTGCTGTTTCTAAAAAGACAACTTCATTCAAAGCGACATCTATCAAATTATTCAGCCTCAATACAGTGCATATGCGCGCTTTCCATTTGTCGTGGTTCGCATTCTTTCTCTGCTTCTTTGGCTGGTTTGGCATCGCGCCCCTGATGGCGGTGGTGCGCGAAGAGTTAGACCTTAGCAAATCTCAGATCGGAAATATCATCATCTCTTCAGTGGCTATCACCGTATTTGCAAGGCTTGCCATCGGCTGGCTATGCGACAAAATCGGCCCCCGAATCACCTATACTTATCTGATGATACTCGGGTCTATTCCGGTGATGCTGATCGGACTAAGCAACAGCTATGAATCTTTCCTTATGTTCAGATTAGCCATTGGCGTAATCGGTGCGTCCTTTGTGATCACCCAGTACCATACTTCCATGATGTTTGCCCCCAATGTGGTAGGTACAGCCAATGCTACTACTGCTGGCTGGGGTAATATGGGTGGAGGCGTAACCCAGATGGTAATGCCGCTGATCTTTGCAGCCTTCGTTGGGCTTGGCTTTCTGGATACCGATGCCTGGAGATATGCAATGGTAGTGCCTGGTATCGCCCTTATCATTTGCGGTATCTTGTATTATAAGTATACCACTGACTTGCCTGAAGGTAATCTGAAAGACCTCAAGAAAAGTGACCCTGACTTTCACCTCAAGAGCAAAGAGAGCAAAGGAGCATTCAAAACTGCGCTTAAAGATTATCGTGTCTGGGCATTATTTGTGATCTATGGTGCATGCTTTGGCGTAGAGCTTACCATCAACAATATTGCTGCGATTTACTATCACGATTACTTTAGCCTGGACCTGAAAACCGCAGGACTTATCGCCGGACTTTTTGGCCTGATGAATATCTTCGCCCGTTCTCTGGGTGGATTTTTTGGCGATAAAGCCGGTATCAGGTGGGGGCTTAAAGGGCGGGTTGCATTCTTAGGTATAGCCCTATTGGTAGAAGGAGCTGCGCTGATCCTTTTTTCTCAAATGAGCGTACTTCCTCTCGCCATCATCACCATGATTATATTCAGCCTGTTCGTACAAATGTCTGAAGGTGCCACTTACTCCGTTGTTCCTTTTGTCAACAAAAAGGCAGTAGGCGCTATCTCTGGTATCGTAGGCGCAGGCGGTAACGCCGGAGCTGTGGCTGCGGGCTTCCTTTTCAAATCTGAAAGCCTGACTTATCCTGAAGCTCTGCTGATCATGGGTATCATCGTAGCCTGTGTATCATCTCTGACGCTTGCGGTACGTTTCTCTGCTGTGGCTGAAAAAGAAGCCAAAGAGGAAATGGATACTGCACTGGCTGACAAAAAAGGAAAGCTGGTACTCGAGCCCGCCTTAGCTTAA